One part of the Clostridium thermosuccinogenes genome encodes these proteins:
- a CDS encoding ribose-phosphate diphosphokinase: MNLHGKDIKIFSGNSNRALAEEIAERIGLPVGKATVGKFSDGETSINIGEVVRGSDVFIIQSTCDPVNDNLVELLIMIDAMKRASAGRITAVIPYYGYARQDRKARARDPISAKLVANLITVAGADRILTMDLHAPQLQGFFDIPVDHLHGGPILAEHFKAKFQSLDDVVVVAPDVGGVTRARKFAEVLEVPLAIIDKRRPKANVSEIMNIIGDVENKRVILIDDIIDTGGTIVNAANALREIGAKEVYACCTHGVLSGPAIERIQASQLEKLVMLNTIPLPEEKRIDKIVQLSVAGILAEAIERIYSDKSISTLFTQR; the protein is encoded by the coding sequence ATGAATTTGCATGGAAAAGATATTAAAATTTTTTCTGGAAATTCCAATAGGGCTTTGGCAGAAGAGATAGCGGAAAGAATCGGGTTGCCTGTAGGTAAAGCGACGGTTGGGAAATTCAGCGATGGAGAGACCAGCATAAATATCGGAGAGGTTGTAAGAGGATCGGATGTTTTTATCATCCAGTCAACCTGTGATCCTGTGAATGACAATCTCGTTGAGCTCCTTATAATGATAGATGCCATGAAAAGAGCTTCTGCGGGCAGGATAACAGCAGTCATTCCATATTACGGTTATGCAAGGCAGGACAGAAAAGCCAGGGCCAGGGATCCGATTTCAGCTAAGCTGGTGGCCAACTTAATAACAGTGGCCGGCGCCGACAGGATTCTGACAATGGATCTGCATGCCCCTCAGCTTCAGGGCTTCTTTGATATACCGGTGGATCACCTGCACGGAGGCCCCATATTGGCCGAGCATTTTAAAGCTAAGTTCCAAAGTCTTGATGATGTCGTAGTGGTTGCGCCGGATGTAGGCGGAGTTACCCGTGCCAGGAAGTTCGCCGAGGTTTTGGAAGTACCTCTGGCAATTATCGATAAAAGAAGGCCCAAAGCCAATGTATCTGAAATAATGAACATAATAGGTGATGTGGAGAATAAGAGGGTAATCCTCATTGATGATATCATAGATACCGGAGGCACTATAGTAAATGCAGCCAATGCACTTAGGGAAATAGGGGCTAAGGAAGTATACGCCTGCTGTACCCATGGTGTGCTGTCCGGACCGGCAATTGAGAGAATACAAGCATCCCAACTGGAAAAGCTTGTGATGCTTAATACTATACCCTTGCCGGAGGAAAAAAGGATAGACAAGATTGTGCAGCTATCTGTGGCAGGAATATTAGCTGAAGCCATCGAAAGGATTTACAGTGATAAATCCATAAGTACACTGTTTACGCAGCGCTAA